DNA from Streptomyces sp. Edi4:
GTGGTCGGGGGAGGTCCTGGAGGACTCTTCCTCGCCAGGCTCCTGATGCTGCGGGGGATCGCCCGCCAGGTCACCGTGCACGAGCGCGACGCCCCGGACGCCACCTTCGGATTCGGGGTGGTCTTCTCCGACCGCACGATGTCCGCCTTCGAGCGGGCCGACCCCGTGACCCACCGCAGGATCGCGGAGGCCGGCGTCGCCTGGACCGACATGGAACTGCGCCACCGGGGGCGGGCGCTGCGCTACGGCGGGTACGGGTTCACCGCCGTGTCCCGCAAGACGCTGCTCGCCGTCCTCCAGGAGCAGGCCGCCGACGCGGGGGCCGAGCTCCGTTTCGAGGAGCGGGCCGACGCTCTCGCGCTGATCGACGGGCACGACCTGGTGGTGGCGGCCGACGGCGCCAACTCCGCCACCCGAGGCGCCCTCGCCGACCGTTTCGGCACCCGCGCGACGCCGGGCGCCGGCAAGTACGTCTGGTTCGGCACCCGGGCGCCGTTCGAGGTGGTGACCTTCCCGTTCGTCCAGACCGCGTTCGGCGCCTTCGCCGCGCACGCCTATCCCTACGGCGAGGGGCTGCACTCCTTCATCGTCGAGACCGACGAGGCGACCTGGCGGGCGGCGGGTCTTGAGACCTCGACGGAGCGGGCCGCCGCACCGGGCGTCAGCGACCCCTACGCCCAAGAGCTCATGGAGCAGGTCTTCGCCGAAGAGCTCCAGGGCCACCCGCTCCTGGTCAACAACAGCAAATGGGCCACCTTCCGCCACATCACCAACCGTGCGTGGTCGCACCGCAACCTCGTCCTGCTCGGCGACGCCGCCCACACCGCGCACTTCTCCGTCGGCTCGGGCACCAAGATGGCGATGGAGGACGCCATCGGGCTCGCCGCGGAGCTCGCGGCGAGGGGCGCGGGCGTAGGCGGTGAAGGCAGTGAAGGCGTCGAGAGCGCCCTCGCGCGCTACGAGAGGCGCCGCCGCCCCGAGACCGAGCGCACCCAGCGCTGGGCCCTGCCCAGCATGCGCTGGTGGGAGACGTTCGGATCCCGGATGGACCGGGACGCCGACCGCTTCGGATTCCACTTCCTGACCCGCACCGACGCGATCGGCCTCGCGGGGCTGCGCCGCCGCCACCCCGAGCGGATCGCGGCCGCCGAGGAGGCCTACGCCCACGACGCGCCACGCACCGAAACCCCCGCCCCGGGCGGCCACGCGCTCGGCGCGCCGCTGAACCTCGGCGGCGCCCTCCTGCGCAACCGGCTCATCACCGTCGCCGGGGACCGCGCCGAGCGCCAGATCCGGCTGTGCGAGGGGCACTCGGTGGCCGGCAGCTCCCTGGTGCTCGCCGACTGGCGGCGCCCGGTGGGAGCCGGTGAGTGCGACGCCTGGCGCGCCGCCCTGGAACGCGTCTCCTTGGACGGCGGCGTGCTGGGTGTCGTACTGCGCGCCTTCGACACGGCGGCGGCCGACCGGGCCGAAGCCGTCGGTTTCCCCTTCGTCGAGGTCGTCCTCGACCCCATCGCCCACCCGTCCCCCGCCGAAGCCGCCGAACACGCCCTCCTGGAGCGGAAGTTCCTCGCATCGCTGCCCGCCGGATCGGCGCTGATCGCCGGTCTGCACTGCCCCGCGACCGGGGCTTACGAGAGCGACGCGCTGAGCGCGCGGGCCCTGGGCGCCGCCGAGGCGGGGGCCTGCGCCCTGCACCTTCGGGCACCCGGCGGCCTCCCCCTCGCGCACGTCCTGGAGCACGCCGACCGGATCCGCAGCGCCACCGCGCTGCCCGTGATTCTGGCCACCGACGACGGCTGGGCCCTTCAGACCCCCGCCGCGCGGAGCGAAAGCCGTCTCGCGCTGCTGCACACCGCCCTGGTGGCGGGCCGCGTCGACGCCGTCTCGGGCCACCCGCTCACGGGCCCCGGCCGCTGACCTGCGGCCTCCGCCGGCCACCCCACCGCCCCACCCGCACGGCACGCCCCATCCACCGCACAGTTGCCCCCTGGAGGAGCACGTGAACACCCCGATCGAAGGTCCCCGCGACATCCGGTCCGGTTCGGAGCCGATCGCCGTCATCGGCATGGGCTGCCGGTTCGCCGGCGGAGTGGACAGCCCCGAGTCGTTCTGGCGGCTGCTGAGCGCGGGCACGGACGCCATCACCGAGGTGCCGCCGGAGCGCTGGGCCGCCTACGAGGCCGCGTCCCCGCAGAACGCCGCCGCCCTGCGCCGCACCACCCGCAACGGCGGATTCCTCGACGACATCGAGGGGTTCGACGCGGAGTTCTTCGGGATCACCCCGCGCGAGGCCGAACTCATGGACCCCCAGCAGCGGATCGTCCTCGAGGTGTCCTGGGAGGCCCTTGAGCACGCGGGCATCGCCCCGCAGTCGCTGGCTGGCACGGACACCGGGGTGTTCGTCGGGGTGGGCTCGGACGACTACGGGCGCCGCATGCTGGAGGACCTGCCGCGCATCGAGGCGTGGACGGGCATCGGCGCCGCGTTCTGCGCGGTGGCCAACCGCGTCTCCTACACCCTTGACCTGCGCGGCTCCAGCCTCGCCGTCGACACCGCATGCTCCGCCTCGCTGGTCGCCCTCCACCTGGCCGTCCAGGCGCTGCGCGAGGGCGAGGTGCCGCTCGCGCTGGCCGGCGGCGTCAACATCATGGCGGGCCCGGGCCTGACGATGGTCCTGGACGCGGCGGGCGCCGTCTCGCCGGACGGGCGCAGCAAGTCCTTCGACGCGGCGGCCGACGGGTACGGGCGCGGCGAGGGCGCCGGTGTCGTCGTCCTGAAGCGGCTCGCCGACGCCCGGCGCGACGGGGACCGCATCCTGGCCGTCATCAAGGGCACCGCCGTCAACCAGGACGGGCGTACCAACGGCATCATGGCGCCCAGCTCACAGGCCCAGGCCCATCTGCTGCGCCGGGCCTACCGCAGCGCCGGCGTGGACCCGCTGAGCGTCGACTACGTCGAGGCGCACGGCACGGGCACCCGCGCGGGCGACCCCATCGAGACGACCGCGATGGCCGAGGTGTTCGGCGCGGGACGCCCCGTGGACCGGCCGGTACTGATCGGCTCGGTGAAGCCCAACATCGGCCACCTGGAGGCCGGGGCGGGCGTCGCGGGTCTGATCAAGGCGGTACTGGCCCTGCACCACGCGCACATCCCGCCGCAGGCCAACTTCCACACCCCCAACCCGGCCATCGACTGGGAGGCATCCCGCCTCAAGGTCGTCGCCGAACCCACCCCGTGGCCGGTGACCGGACGCCCGCGCCGCGCCGGTGTCTCCGGCTACGGATACGGCGGCACCATCGGCCACATCGTCCTGGAACAGGCCCCCGAGGACAGCGGGGACAGCGGGGACAGCGGGGAAGCCGGCCAGGAGAGCGACCTCACCCCGGCCGCCGAGGACGACGTACGCCTGTTCCCGTTGTCGGCGGCGACCGAGGCCGGTGCCCGCGCCCAGGCCGGCGCACTCGCCGACTGGCTGGAAACCGACGGCGCGAGCACCCCCCTGGACGACGTCGCCCGCACCCTCGCCGTGCACCGGCAGCACGCGCCCAGCCGCGCCGTCGTCGCCGCCCGCGGCCCCGCCGAACTGGCCACCAGACTCAGAGCCCTCGCCGAGGAGGGAGGTGAGGACGGCGTCGAGTCGGGGAGCGTGCTGGCGGCCGCCGCGCGCGGCGCCGTGTGGGTCTTCTCCGGCCACGGCTCGCAGTGGGCCGGCATGGGACGCGAACTCCTCGCGCGGGAGGCCGCCTTCGCCAAGGTGCTCGACGAGATCGACCCCGTCTTCCTCGACGAGATCGGCTTCTCGCCCCGCCAGGTGCTGCTCGACGGCGACCTGACGGACGTGGACAGGATCCAGCCGATGATCTTCGCGATGCAGGTCGCGCTCGCCGCCGTCTGGCGTGAGCGCGGTCTGGCGCCCGGCGCCGTCATCGGTCACTCGGTGGGCGAGATAGCCGCCGCCGTGGTCTGCGGCGTCCTCTCCCTGGCCGACGGCGCCCGCCTCATCTGCCGCCGCTCGGCCCTGCTCAGGCGCGTCGCGGGCAAGGGCGCCATGATCATGGTCGCGCTCCCCTTCGACGAAGTCGCCGCACGCCTCGCGCACCGCACCGATGTGACCGCGGCCATCTCCGCCTCCCCGGGCTCCACCGTCGTCGCCGGTGACACCGACGCCGTCGAAGCGCTGGCCGCCGTCTTCGAGGCCGAGTCCCTTGTCGTGCGCCGCGTCGCCTCCGACGTCGCCTTCCACAGCCCGCACATGGACCCGCTCCTGGCGGAACTGAGCGCCGCAGCCGACGACTTGACCATCAATGAGCCCCGCATACCCCTCTACAGCACCATGCTGGCCGACCCCCGCGCCGCCACCGCGCGCGACGGCGCCTACTGGGCAGGCAACCTGCGCAACCCCGTCCGCTTCACCCAGGCCGTCACCGCCGCCGCCGAGGACGGCTGGCGCGCCTTCGTGGAGATCTCGGGCCACCCCGTGGTCGCCCACTCCATCGGCGAGATCCTGGACGGCCTCGGCATCGAGGGCGCCGTGGTCGCGCACAGCCTGCGCCGCGACAAGCCCGAACGCGAGACCCTGCTCGCCAATCTCGCCACCCTGCACTGCCACGGCGTACCGCTCGACTGGGCGTCGGCCACCCCCGGCCGCTTCACCGACCTGCCGCACACCGTCTGGCAGCACCGCCGTTACTGGTACGAGCCGGCCGGATCCGTCGGCGGCGGCACCCAGCACGACGTGGAGAGCCATACCCTGCTCGGCGGCCAGACCGCCGTCAACGGCAGCACCCCGGCCCGCCTGTGGGAGACCTATCTGGACGAGTCGTGCCGCCCCTACCCGGGCGACCACCCCGTGCAGGGCGTCGAGATCATCCCGGCCACCGTGCTGCTCAACACCTTCTTCACCGCCGCCGCCGACGGCGGCGAACGCCCGGGCCTGGCCGACGTCACCCTCAAGGTGCCCGTCGCGCTCTCCACCCCGCGCGAGCTCCAGGTGGTCCTCCAGGAAGGTACGGTGCGGCTGGCCTCGCGGATCATCAGCGACGACGCCGACGACAGCGACGCCTCCTGGCTCACCCACACCACCGCCGTCGCCTCACCCGCCACCACCGTCACCGCGAGCACCCTGGACGCCGGCCGACTGCGTACCGACTGCGCCGAAGTCCTCGACAACCGCTTCACCATCGACCGCCTCGCCGGGATCGGCGTCGCCGCCATGGGCTTCCCCTGGGAGGTCAAGGAGATGCGCCGCAGCGCGGGCGAGATCTTCGCGGTCGTCGCCGCCGGACCCGACGGCGCGCCGCCGAGTTCCTGGGCCTCCGTCCTGGACGCGGCGCTCTCCATCGCCTCCGTCGTCTTCCCCGGTGAGCCGGTCCTGCGGATGCCCGCGCACATCCGGGAGGCCGCCGTCGCGGGCGAGTGCCCAGCCGAGGTGCTGCTGCACGTCGCGATCGCCGAGGGCGCCGCCGCCGTCGACACCGTCGACGTCTCCATCGCCGCCACCGACGGCCGTCTCCTGGCCCGCCTGACGGGGCTGCGCTACGGCGTCCTTGACGGCGACCCGGGCGCCACCGCGAGCCCAAGGCGCCTGGTCAGCGAGCTCGCCTGGCGCCCCTTCGAAGTGGCCGCGCGACCCGTCGGCGAGCGCGCCGATGTGACCTCCGCCGTCATCATCGGCGACCGCAAGAGCGCCCTGCGCGTCGGCGAAGCGCTCGCCGCCGCCGGACTGCCCTGGACCGCCTTCGACACCCCCGACGACCTCGCCGGCCGGCCCCTGACCTCCGCCACCGCCGTCCTGGTGGTGCCCGAACAGGCGGAGGCCGCCGACAGCGTCGGCGCCGCCGCCGTGCGCGCCGCCTGGCTGGTCACCCGTACCGCCCAGCTCCTCGCCGCGAACGACGAGCCCCCCGCTCTGTGGTGCCTCACCCGGGGCGTGCGGGAGGCGCTGGCCGCCCAGTGCCTGAGCGACGCCCCGCTGTGGGGGCTCGGCCGGGTCGTCGGCGGGGAACACCCCGACATGTGGGGCGGCACCATCGACCTCGCTGACGAGACCGACCCCGACACGCTCGCCGCCCTCGTCGCCGTGGTGCGCGCCCGGCCCGGCGAGGACCTGCTGTCGGTGCGCGGCGCCGCCGTGGAGGCCGCACGTCTGGTGGCCATCGAGCGCGAGCCGGTGCGGGCCGCACTGGAATGCCGGCCCGACGGCACGTACCTGATCACCGGCGGGCTCGGGGTGCTCGGCCTGGAGATCGCCACCTGGCTCGCGGGCCGCGGCGCGCGGCGCCTGGTCCTGGCCGGGCGGAGCGGACTGCCTCCGCGCTCGGCCTGGGACGAGATGACCGACATGGGCACCCGCCGCCGGATCGAGGCGGTCCGCGCCCTGGAAGGCCTCGGCGTCAGCGTCCGCGTCCTGTCCCTCGACATCACCGACGCCAATGCCGTCGCCGCCGCGCTCGCCCCCGGCGCACTCGACCTGCCGCCGATCCGCGGCGTGGTGCACGCCGCCGGCGTCCTGGACAGCCGGATGGCCGTCAACGTCGACGAGGAGTCACTGGCCCGCGTCATGGGTCCCAAGGTGGCGGGCGCGATGGTCCTGCACGAGCTGTTCGCGCCCGGCACCTTGGACTTCTTCACGCTGTTCTCCTCGTGCGGTCTGCTCCTCGGTCTGCCGGGCCAGGCCAGTTACGCCTCGGGCAACGCCTTCCTCGACGCGCTGGCAGCGCACCGCGCGGCGCTCGGTGACACCGCAACCGTCAGCTACGCCTGGACCTCCTGGCGCGGGCTCGGCATGTCGACGTCCTCACAGCTGATCGACGCCGAACTCGCCGCCCGGGGCACCGCCGACATCTCCGCCGCCGAGGCCTTCCGCAGCTGGGAGTTCGCCTCCCGCTACGACGCCCCGTACTACGCGGTGCTGCGCACCGTCGAGCTCGACCCCGGCGCGGCGCGGCCCGCGCTGCTGGACGAACTGGCCGTCGAGGCCGCCGAGTCCGGCGCCGACCAGGGCGAGGCCGCCTGGGCCGCGCTGGCGCCCGAGGAGCTGCGCGCCCACCTGGTGGACGCGGTACGCGGTCTGGTGGCGGCCGAGATGAAGTGGGCGCCGGACTCCTTCGACGTGCGCAGGCCGCTCATGGAGATGGGCCTGGACTCGGTGATGACCCTCGTCATCCGGCGCCGCCTGGAGAAGCTGTTCCGCCTCGCCCTGCCCGCCACCCTCCTGTGGGACCGCCCCACGGTGAGCGCCATCGGTGACTTCCTCGCCGAGCGGCTGTCCGCCTGAGACCGCGGCCCGGCCCCGTCCGAGGAGGTCGGGGCCGGGCCGCCCCCGCACGGACCCATCCGATCGAGCGAAGGAGGAGCAGATGAAGCGCGCCGGGACCGTCCCGTGGCCCGAGCACGAGGCCGCGCGCTACACCGAGGCCGGATACTGGCGCCGGCGCCCGCTGGGCGACTGGATGTGGAGCTGGAGCGAGCGCTACGGGGCCCGTACGGCCCTGGTGGACGGCGCGCACCGGATCGGCTACCGCCAACTGGCCGCCCACGCCGACGCGTTGGCCGAGCGTCTGCTGGACATCGGCCTCACGGAGGGCGACAACATCCTCGTCCAGCTGCCCAATGGCTGGGAGTTCGTGGCGCTGTTCCTGGCCTGCCAGCGCATCGGCGTCGCGCCGGTCCTGGCCCTGATGCCGCACCGCGAGCACGAACTGGAGTACCTGGCGCACCTCGCCGACGTCGCGGCGATCGCCGTCCCCGACGTGCGCCGGGGCGTGGACCACCAGGCGCTCGCCGCCAAGATCGCCGGAGCCCGGCCGGGGCCGGTGCCCGTGCTGGTCGCCGGCGACCACGTGGCGCCCGGCCACGTCGACCTGCGGGCCGCGCTGGAGATCGAGGGCGACGTCCAGGAGCGCAGGGCACGGCTCGACGAACGCGCCCCGGACGCCGGGGAGGTGGCGCTGTTCCTGCTCTCGGGCGGCACCACGGGACTGCCCAAGATCATCGCCCGGACGCACGACGACTACGAGTACAACTTCCGGCGCAGCGGCGAGATCTGCGGGTTCGACGAGGAGACCGCCTATCTGGCGGTGCTGCCGCTCGCGCACAACTTCCCGCTCGGCTGCCCGGGCGTGCTGGGCACGCTCGCGGTCGGCGGCCGTGCCGTCCTGTCGCCCTCGCCGCACCCCAGGACCGCCTTCGCCGAGATCGCCCGCGAGCGCGTGACCGTCACCTCGGTGGTGCCCGCCGTGGCCCAACGATGGCTGGAACACGCCGCCACGAAGGACCACGACCTCTCCAGCCTCGACCTGCTCCAGGTCGGCGGCTCGGTGCTGCCGGGCGACCTCGCCCGCGACCTCGGGCCCGGCCTTGGCTGCACCCTCCAGCAGGTGTACGGGATGGCCGAGGGCCTGCTCAACTACACCCGGCCCGACGACCCGGAGGCGGTGCGGCGCGCGACGCAGGGCCGGCCCGCCTCCGAGGCGGACGAGCTCCTGGTGGTGGACGCCGATGGCCGGGCCGTCCGGCGCGGCGCCACCGGCGAACTGCTGACCCGGGGCCCCTACACGCCACGCGGCTACTACCGCGCCCCGCAGCACAACCAGCGGGCGTTCACCCCCGAGGGCTGGTACCGCACGGGTGACCTCGTGCGGTGGCACCCCAGCGGCAACCTCGTCGTCGAGGGCCGCCTGAAGGACCTGGTCAACCGGGGCGGCGAGAAGGTCTCCATCGACGAGGTGGAGGATCTGGTGCGAGCGGTACCCGGCGTCGGGGACGCGGCGGCCCTCGCCCTGCCCGACCCGGCGCTCGGTGAGCGCGTCGGGGTGTGCGTGATCGCGGGGGAGGGGCCACGGCCCACCCTGGAGAGCATCCACTCCTTCTTCGCGGCGCGCGGCGTCGCCGCCTTCAAGTGGCCCGAACTCCTGTATCTGGTCGAGGAGTTCCCGCTCACGCCCGTCGGAAAGGTCGACCGTCGCGCCCTGCGCGAGCGGGTCCTGGTCCTGACCCGCGTGAGGGTGCCCGTCCAGCCGTCCGCCGCCACCGGGGCGCCCCGCCCCCGCACCCGGGCCTGACCGAGGCGCGCGGGCCCCGCACGTCCGTTCACGGACCCCGCATCTCCCGGCCGCACGCTTCCCAGAGACAAGGAACAAGCCATGCCGCACACTCCGGCGACCGGCGCGCCACTCGACACCGGATCGCTGCGCCTCAAGGGCGTCGACCATCTCGCACACGTCACCTGGAAACCCGAGGAGACCCTGCACTTCTACCGCGACGTGCTCGGTCTGCCGCTGGTCCACGCCATCACCGCGACGGGCTGGGTCACCGAGGACTTCCCCGACTTCGTGCACTTCTTCTTCGCCCTCGGCAAGGGCAACCACCTGGCGTTCTTCTACTACTTCGGGCTCCTTGAGGAGGAGGAGCCGGGCGACCTCATGCACCGCTCGCGCCACCTCGCGCTGCACGTCGACACCGAACAGGAGCTGACCGCCTGGCGGGTCCGGCTCAAGGAGCACGGCGTACGGGTCACCCCGCCGCTCGCCCACGAGCTCCTGGAATCCCTCTACTTCGACGACCCCAACGGCATCCAGCTGGAGATCACCCGGCCGCTGCGCGCCTTCGCCGACATGGACGCGCGCGACGCCGAGCTGACGCTGCGCGCGCTGTCCGACATCGCGCGTGGCGAGCACCCCACCGTCGAGGACATGTGGCGCCGCAAGGGCGAACTCGCCCGCGATCACGCCGAGCGCGCCGGACGCGCGGCCAAGGAGAAGGTGAGCCCCCGATGACCACGCTGTACGTCCTGGACATCCCCGAATTCGACGATCTCGTACGCGTCGCGCGCGAGGGCGGGTATGGCATCCGCCGCGCCGGCGACTACGTCGAGGTGACCGCGGCCGGCCCCCTGGAGCTGGCCAGGGACGCGGTCGGCGCCCGCCCCGCCATCTGGTTCGCCGCGCTTACCGGCGGCTACAGCGGCCGTCTCGTCCGTCTCGACGAGGACGGACTCCGCCTGGACGAGGACGGACCCCGTCCCGACGAGAGCTGAAGAGCCCCGGTGCGGCCGGACCCACCGCACCGGGCGGCGCGCTACGAGGCGGGGCTGCCCAGCAGTTCGCGCGCGGTGTCGAGGAAGGGACGAAGCCCCGGCGACTCGGGGCCCCGCGCGCGCCAGGAGACCTGCACCTCCGTCTCACGGCGCGCGTTGGTCCACGGGACCGTCTCCACGGCGCCCCGCGCCAGATCGGCGGCGACGGCGATCCGGGGCAGCAGGGCGCAGCCCATGCCTTCGGCCACGCAGCTGCGCAGAGCGCCGATGCTGGTCAGCTCGGCCACCACGGTGGGCCGTGGCCCGCGCACGGAGCCCAGCGTCTCGTCGTACATGCGGCGGTAGCTGCACCCCGGCTCGGTCACCAGGAAGGCGATGTCCGCGAGTTCGGCCGTGCGGACCTCCTTCATCCGGGTCAGCGGGTGACCCGGGGGCGCCACCACGACGACGGACTCCGGGGCCAGCGCCATGCTCTCGAACTCCGGCTCCACGGGCGGCGGTCCGAAGGTGAAGCACAGATCCAGAGTGCCCTCGCGCACCCCGCCCCGGGACTCCGACCGGTTGCCGGGGCGCAGCACCACCCGGACCTTGGGATGGGTCTCGCGGAACCGGGTCAGCAGCGAAGGCAGCCGGTACACGCACAGTGTCTCCGGTGCGCCGATGGTCAGTTCACCCGCCGGGTCCGCGAGACCGGCCACCGCCGCCCTCGCCTCCTCGGCGAGCTGGAGCATCCGCTCGGCGTATTCCACCAGACGATTCCCGGCCGCCGTCAGCCGTATCCGGCGCCCGGAACGGTCGAACAGCGCCACCCCCAAATCCGCTTCGAGTGACTGTATTTGCTCGGTGACACTCGACTGGGCGTAATTCAGTCGCTCGGCCGCCCTCGTGATATTGAGGGTTTCGGCAACGGTGCGGAACGTGTTCAACTGACGGAGCTGCATCTCTCGGCCTCCCCCGGCCCATCGGCGCTTCCGATGGTGCAATCGGAATTTCCCGTTTCTCTTTCGCCCGGGCCCCCGCCAGGCTGTAACAGCCGCAGGTTCACGACTCCGGCCGCGCCCCCCGCGCATTTCCGCATCAGTAATCCAGAAGGGAACAACTATGTCCTCGCAGTCATCGACGGTGACGGCCGCACAAGGAGGGAGCGCTGTGGCGGGCGTCGAGCCCGAGGCCGGGATCCGGCGCAAGGGGCTCCTGCTTCTGGGCCTTTCGCTCGGCTACTTCATGGTGCTGCTCGACACCAGCGTGGTGAACGTGGCACTGCCCGCCATCCGCGATGATATCGGCGGAGGCCTCTCCGGGCTCCAGTGGGTCGTCAACGGGTACACCCTGACCTTCGCCGCGCTGCTGCTCACCATGGGCGCGCTCTCCGACCGCTTCGGCGCCCGCAAGGTCTTCCTCACCGGCACCTGGGCCTTCCTGATCGCCTCCGGGCTCACCGCCGCCTCCCCCAACCTGGGCGTCCTCATCGGCATGCGCGGTGTCCTCGGCATCGCGGGCGCGGCCCTGCTGCCCGCCTCCATGGCCGTCATCGCGACCGCCTACACCGACCCCGCCCAGCGGGCCAGGGCCCTTGGCTCCTGGGCCGCCATCACCGGTGTCGCGCTCGCCGCGGGACCGGTCGTCGGCGGCGTCCTGACCGACACGCTCGGCTGGCGCTTCATCTTCGTCATCAATGTGCCGGTCGCCCTGGTCAGCGTCCTCATCACCCGCGCCCTCGCGCCGCGCTCGCCGCGCAACCCCGAGCGTGCCATCGACCTGCCGGGCCAGCTGCTGGCCGTACTGGCCCTCGCGGGCCTGACGTTCGGCGTCATCCAGAGCGAACCCGAGGGCTGGATGTCCGCGCCCGTGCTCATCGCGCTGGTCATCGGTGTGGCCGCCGCGATCGGCTTCGTCATGGTCGAGCGCCGCGAGCCCGGAGTGCGCGGCCCGATGCTGCCGCTCCAGCTCTTCCGCAAGGCCACCTTCTCGGTCGGCCTGCTCAACGGCCTGCTCGTCAACTTCGGCCTCTCCGGCGTCCTGTTCGTCATGTCGCTCCACTTCCAGCAGGGCCTCGGCTACACCGCCATGGCCGCCGGGCTCGCCTTCCTGCCGCTGACCCTGCCCACCGCGTTCAACCCGGTCTACACCGGCCGCCTGGTCGCCAAGAAGGGTCCGCGCATCCCCTCCATCCTCGGCTTCTCGCTCATGACGCTGGGCGCGCTCATCCAGCTGGCCTTCGTCGGCGGCGACGGCGCCGCCCACTACGCGCTGACCGCCGCCGGCCTGCTCGTCTTCGGGTTCGGCGTCTCCTTCGCCATCCCTTCCCTGGTCACCACGCTGGTCTCCTCGGTGCCCAAGGAACAGGCCGGCATCGCGTCGGGCGCCCTCAACTCGGCCCGCCAGACCGGCGCCGTGGTCGGTGTCGCCGTACTCGGCTCCGTCCTGCAGGCCTCCCCGGGCGACAGCGGGACCAAAACCGCCCTCGCGGTCGCCGCGGCGGCCCTCGCGGCGGGCGCCCTGCTCGCCGTCGGCTACATCGGCCGGCGCACGGCCCAGTGAGCGAGCGGCGGGCGAGCCCGCTCACCGGCGCCGCAGTGCCGCGGCGCGGCGCCGGCGCGGGCTCCCCGCCCGTCCTGCGGGGCGATGCGCACCGCGGCGACGAGACCATCCACCGTGTCCGTGCGGTCATCCGCGTCCACGGGGTCTTCCCCGTGGAGCGCGGCTGGCCGCCGCCCCCGGCGGAGCACCACGCGACGGCGGCCCACCTGGCCGCCGCGCTGCGGGACGGCCGGCGCCTCGTCCTCGCCGTCCCCGGCCCGCACGGCACCAACCAGCGGCCGTACGCCCACCCTGCGGACCCGGGCGAGGGGGCCGCGCACGACACCGGCGCCGCCGCCCGGATCTGGCTCACCGTTCCCGCCTGCTCGGCCCCCGGCCACGCACCGGACTGCCGCTGCGAGCCCGACCTCACGGAGGCGTTCGTGCGTACCGTGCTGCCGGGATGGCTCGTCGCCGCCGCCGACGCCCGGCTGCGGACCGCCGTACGCGCCCACCGCGAGCACTACGCGCCGGTGGACGACCTGTCGGCGGTGGGCGCCCTGACCGGGACCTTCGCCGACCTGCTGCTCGCCGACTGCGTGGTCGCCGCAGCGTCCGGCGCCCTGCGCGAGGGCGCCGCGACCGGGACACTGCCCGCCGTGTGCGGATACCTGGTCCCCCGGCTGCTGCGCGAAGGGGCGGAAGAACTCATTCCGTTGAACGCGCGGCGGGGCGACGGTCATCTGGCCAGGTCCGCCTACGACTTCTCCGCCACCCGCGAGTCCGAGGCGCTGATGGCGGCGGCGGGCCCGGCCGTGGACCGGCCGGCCCGGCTGCTCGCCGAGTTCCTGCCCGGATCATCGGGCCGTGGACTGCGCCTGCTGGGACGGGAGTTCCGCGACTTCTCCGGCCTGCCCGACGGGCACGAACCGGCCGGGGCGGCCCTGAGAGAACTCATCCGTACGCTCAACCGGGAACTGCGGGGCCTGGAAAGGCGCCGCGCCCACCTGGCCCGCCCCACCTCGGCGCGGCCCGACCCGGCGGCCCTCGCGGTCGCCGACCGGCTCGCGCTGCTCACCGCGGCGGCCTGCGGACTCAGCAGGCTGCGGCTCCTCGCCGTGCCACCGGCCGGCGACGCCACCGACCG
Protein-coding regions in this window:
- a CDS encoding AMP-binding protein, producing the protein MKRAGTVPWPEHEAARYTEAGYWRRRPLGDWMWSWSERYGARTALVDGAHRIGYRQLAAHADALAERLLDIGLTEGDNILVQLPNGWEFVALFLACQRIGVAPVLALMPHREHELEYLAHLADVAAIAVPDVRRGVDHQALAAKIAGARPGPVPVLVAGDHVAPGHVDLRAALEIEGDVQERRARLDERAPDAGEVALFLLSGGTTGLPKIIARTHDDYEYNFRRSGEICGFDEETAYLAVLPLAHNFPLGCPGVLGTLAVGGRAVLSPSPHPRTAFAEIARERVTVTSVVPAVAQRWLEHAATKDHDLSSLDLLQVGGSVLPGDLARDLGPGLGCTLQQVYGMAEGLLNYTRPDDPEAVRRATQGRPASEADELLVVDADGRAVRRGATGELLTRGPYTPRGYYRAPQHNQRAFTPEGWYRTGDLVRWHPSGNLVVEGRLKDLVNRGGEKVSIDEVEDLVRAVPGVGDAAALALPDPALGERVGVCVIAGEGPRPTLESIHSFFAARGVAAFKWPELLYLVEEFPLTPVGKVDRRALRERVLVLTRVRVPVQPSAATGAPRPRTRA
- a CDS encoding VOC family protein, translating into MPHTPATGAPLDTGSLRLKGVDHLAHVTWKPEETLHFYRDVLGLPLVHAITATGWVTEDFPDFVHFFFALGKGNHLAFFYYFGLLEEEEPGDLMHRSRHLALHVDTEQELTAWRVRLKEHGVRVTPPLAHELLESLYFDDPNGIQLEITRPLRAFADMDARDAELTLRALSDIARGEHPTVEDMWRRKGELARDHAERAGRAAKEKVSPR
- a CDS encoding LysR family transcriptional regulator → MQLRQLNTFRTVAETLNITRAAERLNYAQSSVTEQIQSLEADLGVALFDRSGRRIRLTAAGNRLVEYAERMLQLAEEARAAVAGLADPAGELTIGAPETLCVYRLPSLLTRFRETHPKVRVVLRPGNRSESRGGVREGTLDLCFTFGPPPVEPEFESMALAPESVVVVAPPGHPLTRMKEVRTAELADIAFLVTEPGCSYRRMYDETLGSVRGPRPTVVAELTSIGALRSCVAEGMGCALLPRIAVAADLARGAVETVPWTNARRETEVQVSWRARGPESPGLRPFLDTARELLGSPAS
- a CDS encoding MFS transporter; this encodes MAGVEPEAGIRRKGLLLLGLSLGYFMVLLDTSVVNVALPAIRDDIGGGLSGLQWVVNGYTLTFAALLLTMGALSDRFGARKVFLTGTWAFLIASGLTAASPNLGVLIGMRGVLGIAGAALLPASMAVIATAYTDPAQRARALGSWAAITGVALAAGPVVGGVLTDTLGWRFIFVINVPVALVSVLITRALAPRSPRNPERAIDLPGQLLAVLALAGLTFGVIQSEPEGWMSAPVLIALVIGVAAAIGFVMVERREPGVRGPMLPLQLFRKATFSVGLLNGLLVNFGLSGVLFVMSLHFQQGLGYTAMAAGLAFLPLTLPTAFNPVYTGRLVAKKGPRIPSILGFSLMTLGALIQLAFVGGDGAAHYALTAAGLLVFGFGVSFAIPSLVTTLVSSVPKEQAGIASGALNSARQTGAVVGVAVLGSVLQASPGDSGTKTALAVAAAALAAGALLAVGYIGRRTAQ